The DNA region ATCGGCATCGAGATCGGCGATAACTTCTCGATCATGATGACCGGCACCGTGAACAAAGTCGCCGAAGGCGACATGCACCCCGAACTCTTCGCCGTAAAAGTCTGAGGTGGAACGTGCGCTCCGCGCGCGTTCGTTCGACATCGTCCCCACCAAGGCCCGGATTCCCCCCCCCGGGCCTTTTTCATACCGCCCCTCGTCTTCTTGGCGTCTTCGCGCCTTTGCGTGATCCCCTCCCTCCTTCGCCGCGACAATCAATTCCGGCCACTCCGCGCTTCGAGTGCCACCGCTTGCCGCCGGCCCAAAACCTCCCACGCTCCGCGCCATGCGCCGCCTCCTCTCTGTCTCCGTCACCGCACTCCTGCTCGCCGTCGCCGCTTTCTCCCTACCCGCCTCCGCCCACGCCGCGCCGAAAATCCTGAACTACGGTAACGGTGCAGAGCCCCAGGATCTCGACCCGCAAGTCATCACTGGCGTCCCCGAGCATCACATCATCGACTCGCTCTTCGAAGGCCTCGTCATGCCTTCGCCCGACGGCTCAAACGTCGCCCCCGGCGTCGCCGAACGCTGGGACCTTTCTGCCGACGCGCTTACCTACACGTTCCACCTCCGCGCCGACGCCCGCTGGTCCAACGGCGACCCCGTCACCGCCCACGACTTCGTCCGTTCCTACCAACGCATGCTCACGCCCGCCCTCGGTGCCGACTACGCCTACATGCTCTACCTCGTCGCCGGTGCCGAAGACTTCAACACCGGTAAACTCACCGACTTCTCCCTCACCGGCTTCCGCGCCCCCGATGCCCGCACTCTTCAGATCACTCTTCGCAAACCCGCCCCCTTCTTCCTGAAATCCCTCGTCCACTGCGCCTGGTTTCCCGTCCACATCCCCACCCTCGAAAAGTTCGACGCCGTCACCCGCAAAGCCACCCGCTGGACCCGCCCCGAAAACCTCGTCGGCAACGGCGCCTTCACTCTCACCGACTGGAAACCCGGCCAGAAGATTATCGTCTCCCGCTCTCCCACCTACTGGGACCGCGCCAGCGTGAAACTCGACGAAATCCACTTCCACCCGATCGACGTCCCCGACACCGAGGAAAAAATGTTTCGCACGGGCCAGCTCCACGTCACCCACGAAATCCCACGCGCCAAAATCGCGACCTACCAGCGCGACCAGCCCGCCCAGCTCAGCCTCGAACCGTATTGCGGCATCTACTACTACCGCTTCAACACCGCCAGGAAACCCTTCGACGACGTCCGCGTCCGCCGCGCCCTCGCCCTCTCGATCGATCGCGAGACCATCGTGAAGTTCATCACCCGTGGCGGCGAAATCCCCGCCTATAACTTCGTCCCGCCCAACGTCAGCGGCTTCGTCAGCGAACACCATCTCACCGCCGACATCGCTGAAGCCCGCCGTCTCCTCGCCGAGGCCGGCTATCCCGGCGGCAAGGGTCTCCCCAAGATCGAGCTCCTCTACAACACCGACACCAAGCACCGCAGCATCGCCGAAGCCCTCCAGCAGATGTGGAAAAAAAATCTCGGCCTCACCAACATCAGCCTCACCAACCAGGAGTGGAAAGTGTACATCGCCGCCCAGAAAGCCGGCGACTTCCAGTTCCAACGCGCCGGTTGGATCGCCGACTACGTTGACCCCAATGTCTTCTTCGACCTCTGGCAGACCGGTGCCGGCAACAACAACACCGGCTGGGGCAGCGCAGACTATGACCGTCTCCTCTCCGATTCGCTCGACGCTAAAACCGAGGCCGAGCGCTACGCCATCTACCAGCAGATGGAAAAAATCCTCGTGGCCGAAATGCCCGTCATGCCGATCTATTTCTACACCCATCCCCGCCTGATTTCTCCTCAGGTCCGTAACTTTCGCACCACCTACCTCGACACCTTCCCCTGGAAACACATCGACCTCGCCCCGTAGGCCAGCGTGCTCGCACGCGCTCCGTTGATTAGTCGGCGATCTCTCGCAACGCACACTTTACATCCCGCGAAACCTCCGCAGCCCAGACTTGTCACCACCCGCGCGCACTCGCACCGTCACCGGCCGATCTCGCTGAATGCTCCGCTTTTTCCTCTCACGCTTCCTACAGTCCTGCGTCGCGCTGTTCATCATCATAACAGCCACGTTCTTCATGCAGCGCTTTGTGCCGGGCGGCCCCTTCACTCAGGAACGCGCCACCACCCCCGAGATCGAGCAGCGCATCAAGGAATACTACCGGCTCAACGATCCGCTCTGGAAACAGTACGCGGATTACATGTGGGACATTACTCCGAAGAAATTCGCCCCGCTCGAACTCCGCCACGGCCTCGATTTCAAAGCCGCCTTCGGCATCGATCTCCGCCCCTCGTACCGGTACGCCAGCTACACGGTCAACGAGATCATCGCCGATAAACTCCCCGTCTCGATCGAGCTCGGGTTCCTCGCCCTCATCGTCGCTCTCCTCATCGGCGTCCCTCTCGGCGTGATCGCCGCCATGCGCCGCAACACCTGGCCCGACTACGGCGCATCCAGCTTCGGCATGATCGGCATCTCCACGCCTACCTTCGTCGTCGGCCCCATCGCCGTCCTTCTCTTCGCGATCTACTGGCGCCAAGTCCCCGCCTCGGGCTGGGTCCGCTGGGACGAAATCGCCAGCGGCCGCCAGACCCTCGCCGACCTCATCTCCACCCGCATCCTCCCCGCCCTCGTCCTCGGCATCGCCTTCGCCGCGCCCATCCTCCGCATCACCCGCGGTGGTATGCTCGACGTTCTCAACCAGGACTTCATCCGCACCGCCCGCGCCAAAGGTGCCTCCGAGCTTCGCATCGTCCTGCGCCACGGCCTGCGCGGCGGCCTGCTCCCGCTCGTCTCCTACCTCGGCCCCGCCATCGCCGGCGTCCTCACCGGTTCCTTCGTGATCGAAACCATTTTCCAAATACCCGGCCTCGGCCGCGAATTCGTCACCAGCATCGGTAACCGCGACTACATGTTGGTGATCGGCACCGTCATCATCTACGCCGGCTTCATCATGGCGCTCAACCTCCTCGCCGACGTCGTCCAGGCCTGGATGAATCCCAAGATCCGCCTCGACTCCTGACGCGCCATGCCCGCCGCACCTTCCGCTCCACCCGCCGCCGCCCCGGCTCCGCTCGCCATCGAGCGCGGCACCTCCCTCTCGCGCGACGCCTGGCACCGCCTCCGCAAAAACAAACTCGCCGTCTTCGGTATGGTCTCGCTCGCGATCATCACCCTCGCCTGCGTCTTCGGCCCCATGATCAGCCCGTACAGCATTTCCGAAATGCCGTTCGAAAACGTCGGCGAGCCCCCCAGTTGGAAACACTGGTTCGGTACCGACGATAACGGCGGCCGCGACCTCCTCGTTCGCGTTCTCGTTGGCGGCCGCCTCTCCCTCGCTGTCGGCCTCTGCGCCACCTTCGTCGCCCTCACCATCGGCGTCACCTACGGCGCCATCGCCGGCTACGTCGGCGGCAAAGTCGATGCGCTCATGATGCGCATCGTGGACATCATCTACGCACTGCCCTTCACGATCTTCGTCATCCTGCTGATGGTTTTCACCCGCACGCTCACGATCAAATATAACCTCCCCGCCTCCTTCGATCTCCTCCTCATCTTCGCCGCCATCGGCGCCGTCGAATGGCTCACCATGGCCCGCATCGTCCGCGGCCAGGTCATGTCCATTAAGAAAATGGAATACGTCGAAGCCGCCCGGTCCCTCGGCTACGGCCCCGCGCGCATCATCTTCCGTCACATTCTTCCCAATACCCTCGGCCCGATCATCGTCTACACCACGCTCACCATTCCGTCCGTGATGTTGCTCGAAGCCTTCCTCAGCTACCTCGGCCTCGGCGTCCAGGCCCCGATGAGCTCATGGGGCGTGCTGCTCAACGACGGCCAGCAAAAACTCGAAGAGTTCCCCTGGCTTCTCCTCTTCCCTGCCGGCATGTTCTCCTGGACCCTTTTCTCCCTCAACTTCCTCGGCGACGGCCTCCGCGACGCCCTCGATGTGCGCTCCTCCAAAGACTGATGCCTCCCGCCTTCCTCACTCTTCGTCCAGCCGTTTAATTCCATGCGCCGCTTCGTTCCGTACATTAAATACCTG from Nibricoccus aquaticus includes:
- a CDS encoding peptide ABC transporter substrate-binding protein gives rise to the protein MRRLLSVSVTALLLAVAAFSLPASAHAAPKILNYGNGAEPQDLDPQVITGVPEHHIIDSLFEGLVMPSPDGSNVAPGVAERWDLSADALTYTFHLRADARWSNGDPVTAHDFVRSYQRMLTPALGADYAYMLYLVAGAEDFNTGKLTDFSLTGFRAPDARTLQITLRKPAPFFLKSLVHCAWFPVHIPTLEKFDAVTRKATRWTRPENLVGNGAFTLTDWKPGQKIIVSRSPTYWDRASVKLDEIHFHPIDVPDTEEKMFRTGQLHVTHEIPRAKIATYQRDQPAQLSLEPYCGIYYYRFNTARKPFDDVRVRRALALSIDRETIVKFITRGGEIPAYNFVPPNVSGFVSEHHLTADIAEARRLLAEAGYPGGKGLPKIELLYNTDTKHRSIAEALQQMWKKNLGLTNISLTNQEWKVYIAAQKAGDFQFQRAGWIADYVDPNVFFDLWQTGAGNNNTGWGSADYDRLLSDSLDAKTEAERYAIYQQMEKILVAEMPVMPIYFYTHPRLISPQVRNFRTTYLDTFPWKHIDLAP
- a CDS encoding ABC transporter permease, whose protein sequence is MLRFFLSRFLQSCVALFIIITATFFMQRFVPGGPFTQERATTPEIEQRIKEYYRLNDPLWKQYADYMWDITPKKFAPLELRHGLDFKAAFGIDLRPSYRYASYTVNEIIADKLPVSIELGFLALIVALLIGVPLGVIAAMRRNTWPDYGASSFGMIGISTPTFVVGPIAVLLFAIYWRQVPASGWVRWDEIASGRQTLADLISTRILPALVLGIAFAAPILRITRGGMLDVLNQDFIRTARAKGASELRIVLRHGLRGGLLPLVSYLGPAIAGVLTGSFVIETIFQIPGLGREFVTSIGNRDYMLVIGTVIIYAGFIMALNLLADVVQAWMNPKIRLDS
- a CDS encoding ABC transporter permease, with translation MPAAPSAPPAAAPAPLAIERGTSLSRDAWHRLRKNKLAVFGMVSLAIITLACVFGPMISPYSISEMPFENVGEPPSWKHWFGTDDNGGRDLLVRVLVGGRLSLAVGLCATFVALTIGVTYGAIAGYVGGKVDALMMRIVDIIYALPFTIFVILLMVFTRTLTIKYNLPASFDLLLIFAAIGAVEWLTMARIVRGQVMSIKKMEYVEAARSLGYGPARIIFRHILPNTLGPIIVYTTLTIPSVMLLEAFLSYLGLGVQAPMSSWGVLLNDGQQKLEEFPWLLLFPAGMFSWTLFSLNFLGDGLRDALDVRSSKD